Proteins co-encoded in one Arachis hypogaea cultivar Tifrunner chromosome 13, arahy.Tifrunner.gnm2.J5K5, whole genome shotgun sequence genomic window:
- the LOC112738088 gene encoding auxin-responsive protein IAA27, with protein sequence MSAEKGYVGLGEVGEMEESIGLNLKATELRLGLPGSESPVKSTSLGAKRGFSDAIDGKWVLSGNGNAGSDLALGKDASLFSPPSDNTNNDPLPLPQPSKPIPAPAAKAQVVGWPPIRSFRKNSMATQPPQKNEADAEPKPGCLYVKVSMDGAPYLRKMDLNNYASYRDLSSALEKMFSCFTLGQCGSHGVSSRDNSSESKLRDLLHGSEYVLTYEDKDGDWMLVGDVPWEMFTDSCKRLRIMKSSEAIGLAPRAMEKCRSRN encoded by the exons ATGTCTGCAGAAAAGGGGTATGTAGGGTTGGGAGAGGTTggtgaaatggaagaaagcattgGGTTGAACCTGAAAGCAACTGAGTTGAGGCTTGGGTTGCCAGGGTCAGAGTCACCGGTGAAGAGTACTAGTTTGGGGGCAAAGAGGGGTTTCTCGGACGCCATTGATGGCAAGTGGGTTCTTTCTGGGAATGGAAACGCTGGATCTGACTTGGCTTTGGGTAAAGATGCTTCCTTGTTCTCTCCTCCCTCTGACAATACCAACAATGACCCTCTTCCACTTCCACAACCTTCAAAGCCTATTCCTGCTCCTGCTGCAAA GGCACAAGTTGTTGGATGGCCACCAATCCGTTCATTCAGGAAGAACTCAATGGCAACTCAGCCTCCTCAAAAGAATGAAGCTGATGCAGAACCCAAGCCTGGTTGCCTTTATGTCAAAGTCAGCATGGATGGCGCCCCATACTTGAGGAAAATGGATCTCAACAATTATGcttcctatagggacctctcttcAGCACTCGAAAAGATGTTTAGTTGTTTTACTCTCG GTCAATGCGGCTCTCATGGGGTTTCTAGCCGAGATAATTCAAGCGAAAGCAAATTGAGGGATCTCCTCCACGGCTCGGAATACGTGCTCACCTATgaagacaaggatggtgattGGATGCTAGTTGGTGATGTTCCTTGGGA GATGTTCACTGACTCTTGCAAGAGGTTGAGGATAATGAAGAGTTCCGAAGCAATTGGGTTAG CACCTAGAGCCATGGAAAAGTGCAGAAGTCGCAATTAG